One Lysinibacillus fusiformis genomic window carries:
- a CDS encoding SH3 domain-containing protein yields MNILKKWFVAVFVLVMLFNIQHQVADAADYRTVKVVSGSSLLVRESPNDTANAIGNLVKDEFVIEFSSSNGWSHIQAGDVKGYVTSSFLSVPPSKIKIAKSKSGLVVKSKPSPSAPTLATLKYNMIVEDYGSVGNGWSFVQYGNVVGYVKSDFIGQAKTTTKYVNTGSGVIVRNIASQSGASVGSLSNGTQVTVHATLVGWSYVTAGDIKGYVVDAFLSTKKPVVPFNNINFNLTIRDVEKNEKSKLIQKLQDGRETYLIYETTKYGYSAELTYIFIGGQLEYISYDFLPEQDSYHTWDQMSTLHDRLHRQGIAEFGTDYQFTYTKYSSLHTNWEKNSYTALITVNDDNLYTSARLTYYRK; encoded by the coding sequence TTGAATATACTCAAGAAATGGTTTGTTGCAGTTTTTGTACTCGTGATGCTATTTAACATTCAGCACCAAGTAGCAGATGCGGCTGATTATCGAACAGTGAAGGTTGTAAGTGGCTCAAGCTTGCTTGTGAGAGAGTCGCCGAATGATACAGCCAATGCTATTGGCAATCTAGTTAAGGATGAATTTGTGATAGAGTTTTCTTCCTCAAATGGTTGGTCCCACATTCAAGCAGGAGATGTAAAGGGATATGTTACTTCCTCTTTTTTAAGTGTTCCACCTTCGAAGATTAAAATCGCAAAATCTAAAAGTGGTCTCGTTGTGAAATCTAAGCCATCTCCTTCAGCACCAACATTAGCTACATTAAAGTATAATATGATTGTTGAAGACTATGGATCAGTAGGAAATGGTTGGTCATTTGTGCAATATGGCAATGTGGTAGGCTATGTTAAATCCGATTTTATTGGGCAGGCTAAAACAACGACAAAGTATGTTAATACAGGTAGTGGGGTTATTGTTCGAAATATTGCTAGTCAATCTGGAGCATCAGTAGGTTCATTAAGTAATGGTACACAGGTAACTGTACATGCTACATTAGTAGGTTGGTCCTATGTGACCGCTGGTGATATCAAAGGATACGTAGTAGATGCATTTTTATCCACAAAGAAACCTGTTGTGCCTTTCAATAATATTAACTTTAACTTGACTATTCGTGATGTAGAGAAAAATGAAAAATCAAAGTTAATACAAAAACTTCAAGATGGTAGAGAGACTTATTTAATCTATGAAACGACAAAATATGGCTATTCAGCAGAGTTGACATACATTTTTATAGGTGGGCAATTAGAGTATATTAGCTATGATTTCCTTCCTGAACAAGATAGTTATCACACATGGGATCAAATGTCTACTTTACATGACCGACTACATAGACAAGGGATTGCAGAATTTGGTACTGACTATCAATTTACCTATACAAAATATAGCAGTTTACATACAAACTGGGAAAAGAATAGTTACACAGCTTTGATCACTGTGAATGATGACAATCTTTATACATCAGCAAGATTAACGTATTATCGTAAATAA
- the guaA gene encoding glutamine-hydrolyzing GMP synthase has translation MSASPLLKEQEKIVVLDFGSQFNQLITRRIREFGVFSELHPHTITAEEIKDMNVAGIIFSGGPNSVYDENAFHVDPAIFELGLPILGICYGMQLMAYTQGGKVEGAETREYGKAEVQVTAANKLFGDLPSEQIVWMSHGDHVTEVPAGFEVIATSAACPIAAMANVERKLYAVQFHPEVRHSVYGNDLLRQYVFDICGAKGDWSMANFIELEIAKIRETVGDKKVLCALSGGVDSSVVAVLIHKAIGDQLTCMFVDHNLNRKGEVAQVMKTFTEDFDMNLIKIDARQRFMDKLAGVSDPEKKRKIIGNEFIYVFDEEASKLEGMDFLAQGTLYTDIIESGTTTAQTIKSHHNVGGLPEDMQFKLIEPLKTLFKDEVRALGLELGLDEKIVWRQPFPGPGLGIRVLGEVTEEKLEIVRESDFILREEIAKAGLDRDIWQYFTVLPDIRSVGVMGDARTYDYAIGIRAVTSIDGMTSDWARIPWDVLEKVSVRLVNEVKHVNRVLYDITSKPPATIEWE, from the coding sequence TTGTCAGCAAGCCCTTTATTAAAAGAGCAAGAAAAAATCGTTGTTTTAGACTTCGGTAGTCAATTTAACCAATTAATTACGCGACGTATTCGTGAATTTGGTGTGTTTAGTGAATTGCACCCTCATACAATTACAGCAGAAGAAATTAAAGACATGAACGTAGCAGGTATCATCTTTTCAGGTGGTCCAAACTCTGTTTATGATGAAAATGCCTTCCATGTAGATCCGGCCATTTTTGAACTAGGATTACCAATCTTAGGAATTTGCTATGGTATGCAATTAATGGCTTATACGCAAGGCGGTAAAGTTGAAGGTGCTGAAACACGTGAATACGGTAAAGCGGAAGTACAAGTAACAGCTGCTAACAAATTATTCGGTGATTTACCATCTGAACAAATCGTATGGATGAGCCATGGCGACCACGTAACAGAAGTACCTGCAGGCTTTGAAGTAATCGCTACAAGTGCTGCTTGTCCAATCGCTGCTATGGCAAACGTAGAACGTAAACTATATGCAGTACAATTCCACCCAGAAGTTCGTCACTCTGTATATGGTAATGACTTATTACGTCAATATGTATTCGATATTTGTGGCGCTAAAGGTGATTGGTCAATGGCGAACTTTATCGAACTAGAAATTGCTAAAATTCGCGAAACAGTTGGCGACAAAAAAGTACTATGTGCCCTTTCTGGTGGTGTGGATTCTTCTGTTGTTGCGGTACTGATTCATAAAGCAATCGGTGACCAACTTACTTGTATGTTCGTAGACCACAACTTAAATCGTAAAGGTGAAGTTGCACAGGTTATGAAAACATTCACGGAAGATTTCGATATGAACCTTATCAAAATCGATGCACGTCAACGTTTTATGGACAAACTTGCAGGCGTTTCTGATCCAGAGAAAAAACGTAAAATTATCGGTAACGAATTTATTTATGTATTCGATGAAGAAGCATCAAAACTTGAAGGTATGGATTTCCTGGCACAAGGTACGTTATACACAGACATTATTGAATCGGGTACAACAACTGCCCAAACAATTAAATCTCACCATAATGTAGGCGGTCTTCCAGAAGACATGCAGTTCAAACTAATTGAACCACTAAAAACTTTATTTAAAGACGAAGTGCGTGCTTTAGGCTTAGAGCTTGGTCTAGATGAAAAAATCGTGTGGCGTCAACCATTCCCAGGCCCTGGTCTAGGTATCCGCGTACTTGGTGAAGTAACGGAAGAAAAACTTGAAATCGTGCGTGAATCTGATTTCATTTTACGTGAAGAAATTGCAAAAGCAGGTCTTGATCGCGACATTTGGCAATACTTCACGGTATTACCTGATATCCGTTCAGTTGGCGTAATGGGCGATGCTCGTACGTATGACTATGCAATCGGTATCCGTGCCGTAACATCTATCGACGGTATGACTTCTGACTGGGCACGTATCCCTTGGGATGTATTAGAGAAAGTTTCTGTCCGTCTAGTTAACGAAGTAAAACACGTAAACCGCGTGCTGTATGATATTACATCTAAGCCACCAGCAACGATTGAGTGGGAATAG
- a CDS encoding AAA family ATPase yields the protein MNSQIQTVLENIEKVMIGKREVAELSIVALLAKGHVLLEDVPGVGKTMMVRALAKSFDAQFKRIQFTPDLLPSDVVGVSIYNPKTMEFEFRPGPIMGDVVLADEINRTSPKTQSALLEGMEEASVTIDGNTLKIAQPFFVMATQNPIEHEGTYPLPEAQLDRFLLKIKMGYPSRGQEVEILRRAENGKPIEKIDAVLSVAQLIELQELVQGVYVEDSVKNYMVELATQTRENSYVHLGVSPRATIALMKASQAYAFIKGRSFVTPDDVQYLAPFVFSHRITLKPDARYDNVTSEEIIERIIAKTPVPTKRFAEQ from the coding sequence ACTAGAAAACATAGAAAAAGTGATGATTGGGAAAAGGGAAGTGGCGGAGCTTAGTATAGTGGCATTACTCGCGAAGGGGCATGTGCTATTAGAAGATGTGCCGGGTGTTGGTAAGACAATGATGGTGCGTGCACTTGCAAAATCATTTGATGCTCAGTTTAAACGTATTCAGTTCACACCAGATTTATTGCCGTCTGATGTTGTAGGTGTATCTATATACAATCCTAAAACAATGGAATTTGAATTTCGACCGGGCCCAATTATGGGAGATGTCGTGTTAGCAGATGAAATAAATCGAACTTCCCCAAAAACACAATCAGCTTTATTGGAGGGAATGGAAGAAGCTTCAGTTACTATTGATGGCAATACACTTAAAATAGCTCAGCCGTTTTTTGTAATGGCTACGCAAAACCCTATTGAACATGAAGGAACGTATCCACTACCAGAGGCGCAGTTAGACCGGTTTTTACTAAAAATAAAAATGGGTTATCCTTCAAGAGGGCAAGAGGTGGAAATATTACGCAGAGCAGAAAATGGAAAGCCGATTGAGAAAATTGATGCTGTTCTATCGGTGGCCCAATTAATTGAATTACAGGAGCTTGTCCAAGGTGTCTACGTTGAAGATTCCGTTAAAAATTATATGGTAGAACTGGCTACACAAACGAGGGAGAATAGCTATGTGCATTTAGGGGTTAGCCCGCGCGCGACAATTGCCCTAATGAAAGCTTCACAGGCCTATGCATTTATAAAAGGACGTAGTTTTGTGACACCGGATGATGTTCAGTATTTAGCTCCTTTCGTCTTTAGTCATCGTATCACACTGAAGCCTGATGCTCGCTATGATAATGTAACTTCTGAGGAAATTATTGAACGTATTATTGCGAAAACGCCTGTGCCCACTAAGAGGTTTGCAGAGCAATGA
- a CDS encoding transglutaminase TgpA family protein, producing the protein MKKPLGNFVELAIAYVIIFLILREWLVPVMELTSTGLIHLFLVFIGLALVLSLFDVHPLLSGLVKLGYITWFVVFVYSENAVLSGETVPFLINEVKLNMATILSGDFGQVSDSFRTVLFLALIWMLIYLIHHWITVHKNIFYFFVLTVFFIATLDTFSEYDGKVAIVKVVVLGLIMTGVLFVKRLWLQTGAPSEVAGKWKIVVPMLVSVMLVSLVAYFLPKEGPTWADPVPFIQSVTGQGKLVTGGNSVGYSEDDSQLGGPFKGDDTLIFTASSRDRHYWRIDTKDTYTSKGWIQSNEKFGEAVYQDDSMIPTSLQVGPPENERQIEMDIKVPMPFLIQTYGMQYVSTEDPTVFIQNEQTEKILTKQQNGDTKLLSNYTIAYSEPLYSMQQLRLSEPSMLETLDPTLDRFLQLPNTLPQRVKDLAADLIQDKATVYEQVKAVEGYFSNGGYRYDKTAAATPAEGQDYVDQFLFDTKIGYCDNFSTSMVVLLRSVGIPARWVKGFAPGNMGPISSGIREYRVTNDNAHSWVEAYIPGTGWIEFEPTIGFSGTVNIDYDLERESSQQEEVLQPEEQKEQPQKEEPKTKKAETSSSFNLSDVWTWLKKHTYVWLAIIVLAVIVSLTLYMQRKTWIPKMQVRAYRKKEADWTNYDASYQVLTKQLSRIGLRRKDGETLRAFAERVDASLETSEMQKLTAVYEQRIYGNDAKDVDFIKLKESWEYLINRTIG; encoded by the coding sequence GTGAAAAAACCACTAGGAAATTTTGTAGAATTAGCAATAGCATACGTCATTATTTTCCTTATATTACGTGAATGGCTTGTTCCGGTAATGGAGTTAACGAGTACTGGTCTAATTCATTTGTTTTTAGTGTTTATCGGCTTAGCTCTTGTACTTAGCTTATTCGATGTCCATCCGTTGTTGTCGGGGCTTGTGAAACTTGGCTATATTACATGGTTCGTTGTATTTGTTTATAGCGAAAACGCTGTGTTATCTGGAGAGACAGTGCCATTTTTGATAAATGAAGTGAAATTGAATATGGCAACCATTCTTTCAGGGGATTTTGGACAAGTTTCGGATTCGTTTAGAACTGTGCTATTTCTAGCGCTTATTTGGATGCTGATATACTTAATTCATCATTGGATTACGGTGCATAAGAATATTTTCTATTTCTTTGTCCTGACAGTTTTCTTTATCGCTACACTAGATACATTTAGTGAATATGACGGAAAAGTGGCAATTGTTAAAGTGGTAGTACTTGGACTTATTATGACGGGCGTGCTATTTGTGAAGCGTTTATGGCTTCAAACAGGTGCGCCAAGTGAAGTGGCTGGGAAGTGGAAAATTGTTGTACCGATGCTTGTTTCGGTAATGCTTGTGAGTTTGGTTGCCTACTTTTTACCAAAAGAAGGGCCTACCTGGGCAGACCCAGTTCCATTTATCCAAAGTGTTACAGGTCAAGGAAAGTTAGTGACAGGTGGGAACTCTGTTGGCTATAGTGAGGATGATAGTCAGTTGGGAGGCCCATTTAAAGGTGATGATACACTGATTTTCACTGCTAGTTCTCGTGATCGACATTATTGGCGTATTGATACAAAGGATACCTATACTTCCAAGGGATGGATTCAATCTAACGAGAAATTTGGGGAAGCAGTTTATCAGGATGATAGTATGATTCCTACATCACTTCAGGTAGGTCCACCTGAAAATGAACGACAAATTGAAATGGATATTAAGGTCCCTATGCCATTTTTAATACAAACATATGGTATGCAATACGTTTCAACAGAAGACCCTACAGTTTTTATACAGAATGAGCAAACTGAAAAAATACTGACAAAGCAACAAAATGGGGATACTAAATTATTATCTAATTATACGATTGCTTATAGTGAACCGCTCTATAGCATGCAGCAACTTCGCTTATCTGAGCCGTCAATGCTCGAAACGTTAGATCCTACTTTAGACCGCTTTTTACAACTGCCGAATACGCTGCCGCAACGTGTAAAAGATTTGGCTGCGGACTTGATACAAGATAAAGCGACGGTATATGAACAAGTAAAAGCAGTTGAAGGTTATTTCTCAAATGGTGGTTATCGCTACGATAAAACAGCTGCGGCTACTCCAGCAGAAGGCCAAGATTATGTTGATCAGTTTTTATTTGATACCAAAATTGGCTACTGTGATAATTTCTCTACTTCAATGGTTGTACTGTTGCGATCAGTGGGTATACCGGCACGATGGGTGAAGGGCTTTGCACCAGGGAATATGGGACCCATATCAAGTGGTATACGTGAGTATCGTGTAACAAATGATAATGCGCATTCATGGGTAGAGGCCTATATTCCTGGGACGGGTTGGATTGAGTTCGAACCTACAATTGGCTTTTCAGGAACGGTTAATATTGATTATGATTTAGAACGTGAGTCGTCACAACAAGAGGAAGTTTTACAACCGGAAGAACAGAAAGAGCAACCACAAAAAGAAGAACCGAAAACAAAAAAAGCAGAGACTAGTTCATCATTTAACTTAAGTGATGTTTGGACGTGGTTGAAAAAGCACACTTACGTATGGTTAGCTATTATTGTTTTAGCAGTTATAGTAAGTTTAACGCTCTATATGCAACGTAAAACATGGATTCCTAAAATGCAGGTGCGTGCTTATCGTAAAAAGGAAGCGGATTGGACAAATTATGATGCTTCTTATCAAGTATTAACAAAGCAATTATCACGCATTGGTCTACGTCGAAAAGATGGTGAGACATTACGGGCATTCGCGGAGCGTGTAGATGCATCGTTAGAGACCAGTGAGATGCAAAAACTTACGGCTGTATATGAGCAACGTATTTATGGGAATGATGCGAAGGACGTTGATTTCATCAAACTAAAAGAAAGTTGGGAATATTTAATCAATCGCACAATCGGTTGA
- a CDS encoding DUF58 domain-containing protein, with translation MKKWRALFEKSKHFLLVTLLMLITFCYAMFQGGFVSWFVFFTVSPFLLYAFIFLLVREEIVGVERKIEPAHVVSGQTVKVTISIERKTRFPFAYMMMEELVNSEPLVQAKVQGTSNIKFVGFGKKFNWNYTLESLPRGEHPYLGVSIVFSDFFGWAKKRVVIEREQIVLVYPRVREMAYAALQTKFDMGTMMSPYSVVKDTSMAVGLREYVPGDRFSWIHWKSFAKTQTLQSKEFEDRQSQEVLLVMHAGASPLFEEKVELAASMLQTIVRGHGDISFVSSGANTKVFPLVQSEKQLDQVMHHLAAIKPIENAAFQLRYRQSFKQIASLLLVTNDVSDELLHSLANMAKYCICFVVAEHPPKLPAIAKRYKQIQIVHVDPTDYYHLFTEVMKP, from the coding sequence ATGAAAAAATGGCGAGCTCTTTTTGAGAAAAGTAAACATTTCCTATTAGTGACCTTGCTGATGCTAATAACGTTCTGTTATGCCATGTTCCAGGGGGGCTTTGTTAGCTGGTTTGTATTTTTTACTGTTAGCCCATTTTTGTTGTATGCCTTTATTTTTTTGTTAGTTAGAGAAGAGATAGTAGGGGTAGAACGTAAAATTGAACCTGCTCATGTAGTAAGCGGACAAACAGTTAAAGTAACAATAAGCATAGAGCGAAAGACGCGCTTTCCATTTGCTTATATGATGATGGAGGAGCTTGTTAATAGCGAACCACTTGTGCAAGCGAAGGTACAAGGCACAAGTAATATTAAATTTGTTGGCTTTGGAAAAAAGTTTAATTGGAATTATACACTTGAAAGTTTACCGCGTGGAGAGCATCCATATTTAGGTGTATCTATTGTCTTTAGTGATTTTTTTGGATGGGCAAAGAAGCGCGTAGTAATAGAAAGAGAGCAAATAGTTTTAGTGTACCCAAGGGTAAGGGAAATGGCATACGCCGCACTACAAACAAAATTCGATATGGGTACAATGATGTCACCATATTCGGTAGTGAAGGATACATCGATGGCTGTAGGTTTACGTGAGTATGTGCCGGGTGACCGATTTTCATGGATTCATTGGAAATCCTTTGCAAAAACACAAACACTTCAGTCAAAAGAATTTGAAGATCGTCAGTCTCAGGAGGTATTGTTAGTGATGCATGCAGGGGCTTCGCCGTTATTTGAAGAGAAGGTCGAGCTTGCTGCTTCAATGTTACAAACAATTGTGCGAGGACATGGAGATATTTCTTTTGTTTCATCAGGAGCAAATACGAAGGTGTTTCCACTTGTTCAAAGTGAAAAGCAATTAGATCAAGTGATGCATCATTTAGCTGCTATAAAACCTATCGAAAATGCTGCATTTCAATTACGATATCGGCAAAGCTTTAAGCAGATTGCGTCACTGCTACTTGTTACGAACGATGTGTCGGATGAATTACTACATAGTCTCGCCAATATGGCGAAATACTGTATTTGTTTTGTAGTTGCGGAACATCCGCCTAAGCTGCCAGCGATAGCAAAACGCTATAAGCAAATTCAAATTGTGCATGTGGATCCAACAGATTATTATCACTTATTCACGGAGGTGATGAAACCGTGA